In Meleagris gallopavo isolate NT-WF06-2002-E0010 breed Aviagen turkey brand Nicholas breeding stock chromosome 15, Turkey_5.1, whole genome shotgun sequence, one DNA window encodes the following:
- the MYOT gene encoding myotilin isoform X2 yields the protein MQSPSGSLTGSPYGITPVFTKGLQNIRATKGQLVVFECRVHATPTLQVHWYREYDQIIDSADFRILRKKACSSSVPEEVCTLVITEAFPEDSGIFKCVAENEFGSAASSARLSVSPGAKELDSFAGAAHVPAVQVTMKKPSFARSSQAAAKDRDMPSLSSYSTDTPGLGNRAEATNFGQLNAKSEAEDFHGVYENSPQNSPLRYSKPMYKKQASINSMQKTSDQEIRGTKEALIQDLEKKLRCKDNLLQNGNQRLTYEERMARRLLGPENAASVFEAQSEDVQNAQNAENIRLQVPTTHVRSRPSSRGDERGHDSIQEKFFQPRFTQVPEDVIIEEGRFCRLDFKVSGLPTPDVMWYQNGRMVHQDQFHKMIVSEKGFHSFIFEAVKSSDAGTYECVAVNRAGESSFAVKVEVIAKEHHTPPTFIYKPQSKKVFEGDTARLECQISAIPTPRIYWKRNNEMVQYNTDRIRYPTNKLAVSVLENNNHYLLNHISMSWLIKAAAGWQGMLLMMNRPMCQTEMIVLFWGRRKMLLKM from the exons ATGCAGAGTCCCTCAGGAAGCCTGACTGGGTCTCCCTATGGAATCACACCTGTGTTTACAAAG GGTCTGCAAAATATAAGAGCTACAAAAGGTCAATTAGTGGTATTTGAATGTCGTGTCCATGCTACACCCACCTTACAGGTACACTGGTACAGAGAATACGATCAGATAATAGATTCTGCAGACTTCCGAATACTACGAAAAA AGGCTTGTTCATCATCAGTTCCTG AGGAAGTCTGCACCCTGGTTATTACAGAAGCTTTTCCAGAGGATTCTGGAATATTTAAATGTGttgctgaaaatgaatttggatCTGCAGCATCCAGCGCACGCCTCTCAGTTTCCCCAG GAGCAAAAGAGCTGGATAGCTTTGCGGGTGCTGCCCATGTGCCAGCTGTGCAAGTCACCATGAAGAAACCCAGCTTTGCCAGGAGCAGCCAAGCTGCAGCCAAGGACAGAGACATGCCCAGCCTGTCGTCCTACAGCACAGACACACCGGGGCTGGGCAATCGAGCAGAAGCCACAAACTTCGGCCAGCTAAATGCAAAGAGCGAAGCTGAAGATTTTCATGGAGTTTATGAGAATTCCCCTCAAAATTCACCTCTGCG TTACTCAAAACCAATGTACAAAAAACAAGCTAGCATCAACTCCATGCAGAAGACATCTGACCAAGAAATCAGAGGAACAAAAGAGGCCCTCATCCAGGATTTGGAAAAGAAACTCCGATGCAAAGACAACCTTCTCCAGAATGGCAACCAG CGATTAACTTATGAAGAAAGGATGGCTCGCAGGCTGCTCGGACCAGAAAATGCTGCATCTGTGTTTGAAGCACAAAGTGAAGACGTGCAGAACGCACAG AATGCAGAAAACATCAGGCTGCAGGTTCCTACAACACACGTAAG GAGCAGACCATCCTCCAGAGGAGATGAACGTGGACATGACTCAATCCAGGAAAAGTTTTTCCAACCACGATTTACACAAGTGCCAGAAGATGTAATTATTGAGGAGGGACGATTCTGCAGGCTTGACTTCAAA GTTAGTGGGCTGCCAACCCCAGATGTGATGTGGTATCAGAATGGAAGGATGGTTCATCAAGATCAGTTTCATAAAATGATAGTGTCAGAGAAGGGAttccattcatttatttttgaagcagtCAAATCATCTGATGCAGGAACATATGAATGTGTGGCTGTCAATCGTGCGGGAGAATCATCCTTTGCAGTAAAAGTGGAAGTAATTG CAAAAGAACATCACACGCCTCCAACTTTCATCTACAAGCCACAAAGCAAAAAGGTTTTTGAAGGAGATACAGCCAGACTCGAATGCCAGATCTCTGCCATCCCAACTCCTCGGATttactggaaaagaaacaatgaaatgGTACAATATAATACAGACCGAATAAGGTATCCTACTAATAAGTTGGCTGTTAGTGTACTAGAAAACAATAACCACTATTTGTTAAATCACATTTCAATGAGCTGGTTAATAAAAGCGGCAGCTGGCTGGCAAGGCATGCTGCTCATGATGAACAGGCCCATGTGCCAGACAGAAATGATAGTCTTGTTTTGGGGGCGCAGAAAGATGCTGCTGAAGATGTAG
- the MYOT gene encoding myotilin isoform X3, whose protein sequence is MQSPSGSLTGSPYGITPVFTKGLQNIRATKGQLVVFECRVHATPTLQVHWYREYDQIIDSADFRILRKKACSSSVPEEVCTLVITEAFPEDSGIFKCVAENEFGSAASSARLSVSPGAKELDSFAGAAHVPAVQVTMKKPSFARSSQAAAKDRDMPSLSSYSTDTPGLGNRAEATNFGQLNAKSEAEDFHGVYENSPQNSPLRYSKPMYKKQASINSMQKTSDQEIRGTKEALIQDLEKKLRCKDNLLQNGNQNAENIRLQVPTTHVRSRPSSRGDERGHDSIQEKFFQPRFTQVPEDVIIEEGRFCRLDFKVSGLPTPDVMWYQNGRMVHQDQFHKMIVSEKGFHSFIFEAVKSSDAGTYECVAVNRAGESSFAVKVEVIAKEHHTPPTFIYKPQSKKVFEGDTARLECQISAIPTPRIYWKRNNEMVQYNTDRIRYPTNKLAVSVLENNNHYLLNHISMSWLIKAAAGWQGMLLMMNRPMCQTEMIVLFWGRRKMLLKM, encoded by the exons ATGCAGAGTCCCTCAGGAAGCCTGACTGGGTCTCCCTATGGAATCACACCTGTGTTTACAAAG GGTCTGCAAAATATAAGAGCTACAAAAGGTCAATTAGTGGTATTTGAATGTCGTGTCCATGCTACACCCACCTTACAGGTACACTGGTACAGAGAATACGATCAGATAATAGATTCTGCAGACTTCCGAATACTACGAAAAA AGGCTTGTTCATCATCAGTTCCTG AGGAAGTCTGCACCCTGGTTATTACAGAAGCTTTTCCAGAGGATTCTGGAATATTTAAATGTGttgctgaaaatgaatttggatCTGCAGCATCCAGCGCACGCCTCTCAGTTTCCCCAG GAGCAAAAGAGCTGGATAGCTTTGCGGGTGCTGCCCATGTGCCAGCTGTGCAAGTCACCATGAAGAAACCCAGCTTTGCCAGGAGCAGCCAAGCTGCAGCCAAGGACAGAGACATGCCCAGCCTGTCGTCCTACAGCACAGACACACCGGGGCTGGGCAATCGAGCAGAAGCCACAAACTTCGGCCAGCTAAATGCAAAGAGCGAAGCTGAAGATTTTCATGGAGTTTATGAGAATTCCCCTCAAAATTCACCTCTGCG TTACTCAAAACCAATGTACAAAAAACAAGCTAGCATCAACTCCATGCAGAAGACATCTGACCAAGAAATCAGAGGAACAAAAGAGGCCCTCATCCAGGATTTGGAAAAGAAACTCCGATGCAAAGACAACCTTCTCCAGAATGGCAACCAG AATGCAGAAAACATCAGGCTGCAGGTTCCTACAACACACGTAAG GAGCAGACCATCCTCCAGAGGAGATGAACGTGGACATGACTCAATCCAGGAAAAGTTTTTCCAACCACGATTTACACAAGTGCCAGAAGATGTAATTATTGAGGAGGGACGATTCTGCAGGCTTGACTTCAAA GTTAGTGGGCTGCCAACCCCAGATGTGATGTGGTATCAGAATGGAAGGATGGTTCATCAAGATCAGTTTCATAAAATGATAGTGTCAGAGAAGGGAttccattcatttatttttgaagcagtCAAATCATCTGATGCAGGAACATATGAATGTGTGGCTGTCAATCGTGCGGGAGAATCATCCTTTGCAGTAAAAGTGGAAGTAATTG CAAAAGAACATCACACGCCTCCAACTTTCATCTACAAGCCACAAAGCAAAAAGGTTTTTGAAGGAGATACAGCCAGACTCGAATGCCAGATCTCTGCCATCCCAACTCCTCGGATttactggaaaagaaacaatgaaatgGTACAATATAATACAGACCGAATAAGGTATCCTACTAATAAGTTGGCTGTTAGTGTACTAGAAAACAATAACCACTATTTGTTAAATCACATTTCAATGAGCTGGTTAATAAAAGCGGCAGCTGGCTGGCAAGGCATGCTGCTCATGATGAACAGGCCCATGTGCCAGACAGAAATGATAGTCTTGTTTTGGGGGCGCAGAAAGATGCTGCTGAAGATGTAG
- the MYOT gene encoding myotilin isoform X1, giving the protein MQSPSGSLTGSPYGITPVFTKGLQNIRATKGQLVVFECRVHATPTLQVHWYREYDQIIDSADFRILRKKACSSSVPEEVCTLVITEAFPEDSGIFKCVAENEFGSAASSARLSVSPGAKELDSFAGAAHVPAVQVTMKKPSFARSSQAAAKDRDMPSLSSYSTDTPGLGNRAEATNFGQLNAKSEAEDFHGVYENSPQNSPLRYSKPMYKKQASINSMQKTSDQEIRGTKEALIQDLEKKLRCKDNLLQNGNQRLTYEERMARRLLGPENAASVFEAQSEDVQNAQHQNAENIRLQVPTTHVRSRPSSRGDERGHDSIQEKFFQPRFTQVPEDVIIEEGRFCRLDFKVSGLPTPDVMWYQNGRMVHQDQFHKMIVSEKGFHSFIFEAVKSSDAGTYECVAVNRAGESSFAVKVEVIAKEHHTPPTFIYKPQSKKVFEGDTARLECQISAIPTPRIYWKRNNEMVQYNTDRIRYPTNKLAVSVLENNNHYLLNHISMSWLIKAAAGWQGMLLMMNRPMCQTEMIVLFWGRRKMLLKM; this is encoded by the exons ATGCAGAGTCCCTCAGGAAGCCTGACTGGGTCTCCCTATGGAATCACACCTGTGTTTACAAAG GGTCTGCAAAATATAAGAGCTACAAAAGGTCAATTAGTGGTATTTGAATGTCGTGTCCATGCTACACCCACCTTACAGGTACACTGGTACAGAGAATACGATCAGATAATAGATTCTGCAGACTTCCGAATACTACGAAAAA AGGCTTGTTCATCATCAGTTCCTG AGGAAGTCTGCACCCTGGTTATTACAGAAGCTTTTCCAGAGGATTCTGGAATATTTAAATGTGttgctgaaaatgaatttggatCTGCAGCATCCAGCGCACGCCTCTCAGTTTCCCCAG GAGCAAAAGAGCTGGATAGCTTTGCGGGTGCTGCCCATGTGCCAGCTGTGCAAGTCACCATGAAGAAACCCAGCTTTGCCAGGAGCAGCCAAGCTGCAGCCAAGGACAGAGACATGCCCAGCCTGTCGTCCTACAGCACAGACACACCGGGGCTGGGCAATCGAGCAGAAGCCACAAACTTCGGCCAGCTAAATGCAAAGAGCGAAGCTGAAGATTTTCATGGAGTTTATGAGAATTCCCCTCAAAATTCACCTCTGCG TTACTCAAAACCAATGTACAAAAAACAAGCTAGCATCAACTCCATGCAGAAGACATCTGACCAAGAAATCAGAGGAACAAAAGAGGCCCTCATCCAGGATTTGGAAAAGAAACTCCGATGCAAAGACAACCTTCTCCAGAATGGCAACCAG CGATTAACTTATGAAGAAAGGATGGCTCGCAGGCTGCTCGGACCAGAAAATGCTGCATCTGTGTTTGAAGCACAAAGTGAAGACGTGCAGAACGCACAG cACCAGAATGCAGAAAACATCAGGCTGCAGGTTCCTACAACACACGTAAG GAGCAGACCATCCTCCAGAGGAGATGAACGTGGACATGACTCAATCCAGGAAAAGTTTTTCCAACCACGATTTACACAAGTGCCAGAAGATGTAATTATTGAGGAGGGACGATTCTGCAGGCTTGACTTCAAA GTTAGTGGGCTGCCAACCCCAGATGTGATGTGGTATCAGAATGGAAGGATGGTTCATCAAGATCAGTTTCATAAAATGATAGTGTCAGAGAAGGGAttccattcatttatttttgaagcagtCAAATCATCTGATGCAGGAACATATGAATGTGTGGCTGTCAATCGTGCGGGAGAATCATCCTTTGCAGTAAAAGTGGAAGTAATTG CAAAAGAACATCACACGCCTCCAACTTTCATCTACAAGCCACAAAGCAAAAAGGTTTTTGAAGGAGATACAGCCAGACTCGAATGCCAGATCTCTGCCATCCCAACTCCTCGGATttactggaaaagaaacaatgaaatgGTACAATATAATACAGACCGAATAAGGTATCCTACTAATAAGTTGGCTGTTAGTGTACTAGAAAACAATAACCACTATTTGTTAAATCACATTTCAATGAGCTGGTTAATAAAAGCGGCAGCTGGCTGGCAAGGCATGCTGCTCATGATGAACAGGCCCATGTGCCAGACAGAAATGATAGTCTTGTTTTGGGGGCGCAGAAAGATGCTGCTGAAGATGTAG
- the MYOT gene encoding myotilin isoform X5: MSVRNLPSVSSMCQPTMFNYERPKHFIQSKNVCQGQQQPPGASTSTESSRQIKQSSILIQPRNPSGQKFSSSSSLSSSITLSSPSCSAPKESTYPVTPASAQSPASSSSGQRLISMPNQTPAAFLCSVLPSQPDFNSQTPPMEPHYSKPMYKKQASINSMQKTSDQEIRGTKEALIQDLEKKLRCKDNLLQNGNQRLTYEERMARRLLGPENAASVFEAQSEDVQNAQNAENIRLQVPTTHVRSRPSSRGDERGHDSIQEKFFQPRFTQVPEDVIIEEGRFCRLDFKVSGLPTPDVMWYQNGRMVHQDQFHKMIVSEKGFHSFIFEAVKSSDAGTYECVAVNRAGESSFAVKVEVIAKEHHTPPTFIYKPQSKKVFEGDTARLECQISAIPTPRIYWKRNNEMVQYNTDRIRYPTNKLAVSVLENNNHYLLNHISMSWLIKAAAGWQGMLLMMNRPMCQTEMIVLFWGRRKMLLKM; this comes from the exons ATGAGTGTCCGTAATCTCCCATCCGTTTCCTCTATGTGCCAACCAACCATGTTTAACTACGAACGTCCAAAACATTTTATCCAGTCTAAGAATGTGTGTCAAGGGCAACAGCAGCCTCCAGGAGCTTCAACATCTACAGAGTCAAGCAGGCAAATCAAACAGTCCTCCATTCTAATCCAGCCTCGTAACCCTAGTGGGCAGAAATTCTCCTCCTCGTCATCGCTGAGCTCTTCAATCACGCTCTCCTCACCTTCCTGTAGTGCCCCTAAGGAATCCACATATCCCGTCACACCTGCATCTGCGCAGTCTCCTGCTAGCTCATCATCTGGGCAACGCCTTATATCCATGCCTAACCAAACCCCCGCAGCATTCCTGTGCTCAGTGCTACCCTCGCAGCCTGATTTTAACAGCCAAACTCCTCCTATGGAACCTCA TTACTCAAAACCAATGTACAAAAAACAAGCTAGCATCAACTCCATGCAGAAGACATCTGACCAAGAAATCAGAGGAACAAAAGAGGCCCTCATCCAGGATTTGGAAAAGAAACTCCGATGCAAAGACAACCTTCTCCAGAATGGCAACCAG CGATTAACTTATGAAGAAAGGATGGCTCGCAGGCTGCTCGGACCAGAAAATGCTGCATCTGTGTTTGAAGCACAAAGTGAAGACGTGCAGAACGCACAG AATGCAGAAAACATCAGGCTGCAGGTTCCTACAACACACGTAAG GAGCAGACCATCCTCCAGAGGAGATGAACGTGGACATGACTCAATCCAGGAAAAGTTTTTCCAACCACGATTTACACAAGTGCCAGAAGATGTAATTATTGAGGAGGGACGATTCTGCAGGCTTGACTTCAAA GTTAGTGGGCTGCCAACCCCAGATGTGATGTGGTATCAGAATGGAAGGATGGTTCATCAAGATCAGTTTCATAAAATGATAGTGTCAGAGAAGGGAttccattcatttatttttgaagcagtCAAATCATCTGATGCAGGAACATATGAATGTGTGGCTGTCAATCGTGCGGGAGAATCATCCTTTGCAGTAAAAGTGGAAGTAATTG CAAAAGAACATCACACGCCTCCAACTTTCATCTACAAGCCACAAAGCAAAAAGGTTTTTGAAGGAGATACAGCCAGACTCGAATGCCAGATCTCTGCCATCCCAACTCCTCGGATttactggaaaagaaacaatgaaatgGTACAATATAATACAGACCGAATAAGGTATCCTACTAATAAGTTGGCTGTTAGTGTACTAGAAAACAATAACCACTATTTGTTAAATCACATTTCAATGAGCTGGTTAATAAAAGCGGCAGCTGGCTGGCAAGGCATGCTGCTCATGATGAACAGGCCCATGTGCCAGACAGAAATGATAGTCTTGTTTTGGGGGCGCAGAAAGATGCTGCTGAAGATGTAG
- the MYOT gene encoding myotilin isoform X4, which translates to MSVRNLPSVSSMCQPTMFNYERPKHFIQSKNVCQGQQQPPGASTSTESSRQIKQSSILIQPRNPSGQKFSSSSSLSSSITLSSPSCSAPKESTYPVTPASAQSPASSSSGQRLISMPNQTPAAFLCSVLPSQPDFNSQTPPMEPHYSKPMYKKQASINSMQKTSDQEIRGTKEALIQDLEKKLRCKDNLLQNGNQRLTYEERMARRLLGPENAASVFEAQSEDVQNAQHQNAENIRLQVPTTHVRSRPSSRGDERGHDSIQEKFFQPRFTQVPEDVIIEEGRFCRLDFKVSGLPTPDVMWYQNGRMVHQDQFHKMIVSEKGFHSFIFEAVKSSDAGTYECVAVNRAGESSFAVKVEVIAKEHHTPPTFIYKPQSKKVFEGDTARLECQISAIPTPRIYWKRNNEMVQYNTDRIRYPTNKLAVSVLENNNHYLLNHISMSWLIKAAAGWQGMLLMMNRPMCQTEMIVLFWGRRKMLLKM; encoded by the exons ATGAGTGTCCGTAATCTCCCATCCGTTTCCTCTATGTGCCAACCAACCATGTTTAACTACGAACGTCCAAAACATTTTATCCAGTCTAAGAATGTGTGTCAAGGGCAACAGCAGCCTCCAGGAGCTTCAACATCTACAGAGTCAAGCAGGCAAATCAAACAGTCCTCCATTCTAATCCAGCCTCGTAACCCTAGTGGGCAGAAATTCTCCTCCTCGTCATCGCTGAGCTCTTCAATCACGCTCTCCTCACCTTCCTGTAGTGCCCCTAAGGAATCCACATATCCCGTCACACCTGCATCTGCGCAGTCTCCTGCTAGCTCATCATCTGGGCAACGCCTTATATCCATGCCTAACCAAACCCCCGCAGCATTCCTGTGCTCAGTGCTACCCTCGCAGCCTGATTTTAACAGCCAAACTCCTCCTATGGAACCTCA TTACTCAAAACCAATGTACAAAAAACAAGCTAGCATCAACTCCATGCAGAAGACATCTGACCAAGAAATCAGAGGAACAAAAGAGGCCCTCATCCAGGATTTGGAAAAGAAACTCCGATGCAAAGACAACCTTCTCCAGAATGGCAACCAG CGATTAACTTATGAAGAAAGGATGGCTCGCAGGCTGCTCGGACCAGAAAATGCTGCATCTGTGTTTGAAGCACAAAGTGAAGACGTGCAGAACGCACAG cACCAGAATGCAGAAAACATCAGGCTGCAGGTTCCTACAACACACGTAAG GAGCAGACCATCCTCCAGAGGAGATGAACGTGGACATGACTCAATCCAGGAAAAGTTTTTCCAACCACGATTTACACAAGTGCCAGAAGATGTAATTATTGAGGAGGGACGATTCTGCAGGCTTGACTTCAAA GTTAGTGGGCTGCCAACCCCAGATGTGATGTGGTATCAGAATGGAAGGATGGTTCATCAAGATCAGTTTCATAAAATGATAGTGTCAGAGAAGGGAttccattcatttatttttgaagcagtCAAATCATCTGATGCAGGAACATATGAATGTGTGGCTGTCAATCGTGCGGGAGAATCATCCTTTGCAGTAAAAGTGGAAGTAATTG CAAAAGAACATCACACGCCTCCAACTTTCATCTACAAGCCACAAAGCAAAAAGGTTTTTGAAGGAGATACAGCCAGACTCGAATGCCAGATCTCTGCCATCCCAACTCCTCGGATttactggaaaagaaacaatgaaatgGTACAATATAATACAGACCGAATAAGGTATCCTACTAATAAGTTGGCTGTTAGTGTACTAGAAAACAATAACCACTATTTGTTAAATCACATTTCAATGAGCTGGTTAATAAAAGCGGCAGCTGGCTGGCAAGGCATGCTGCTCATGATGAACAGGCCCATGTGCCAGACAGAAATGATAGTCTTGTTTTGGGGGCGCAGAAAGATGCTGCTGAAGATGTAG